ACCAAATCCCCCGCGCTACAACCAGACTCCTGGATCAGTTTCAAGATGTCAGGGGCTTTTCATCAGCGGTATTTTTCGAAATAAGTGTTGAAGGCGCCTTGGCGATTTTTAAGTTGGCCTGACAGCTCGTTGATAAAACGAGCATAGCCTTCAAATTCTTTGGCGTCTTCCTGTTGCAGGATATAGGCAGCAACAGCCAAGGTTTCCAACGTCTCTGTGCGACGTGCTTCAATTGCGCCGACCTCAACCACGGATGTTGTCGGCTCAACCGAAAACTTCACGCGCACGCCAAAGTGATCGGACCAGGGTTTTCGTGGTGTGCCTCGCATATTCACTTCACCTTCAAGCGCCTTTAAAGTCGTGCCTGAACTGCCCACATTCGAAAAGAATATATAATCGAAGGTGTGGTCACTCAACATCCAACCTAAAGGGTTGCCTGTGCAGTAGGTACAAAAAGATTCGGGGTATGCGCCACCGAACGAGTCTTCCATGGCATCGTGAGCTCCCAAAGTCAGCATAAGCAACTTTCTTTCCACGCTGTCGAGATCAGCATTGAAGTCACCGGATAAAATCAATTTTTCATCTTGGTGAGCTAAGCGCCAACGCAAAATATCCAAAATCTGCGTCAAACGAACCGCGGAAGATGTTGGGTGAAGATGTGTGTTTAAGAAAAGGAAATCTTCGTCAATGCCGAAAAAACCGGCCCGCACGACGTGATATGCCTTCTTCACATTGAAAGCGACACGTACTGAATCTAAAACGCCGCCTTCATTATTCACCTGGAAGTCTTCGGTGTGACTGCCTTTGATATCTGTCATAAATAAAGACATTAAACCGATTCGGGCCTTCTTGTTTGGCGCACTGATGGCGTACTGATGCTTCAAGTTTCTTTCGATCTGCTCGATATGCCCTTCATTCCACACTTCCTGCAAATGAACCACCTCACACTTAGGCATGCCTTGTAAAAAACCAGTCATTCGTTCTGTGCGTTCTGCCACTTTCGAA
The genomic region above belongs to Bdellovibrio sp. ArHS and contains:
- a CDS encoding endonuclease/exonuclease/phosphatase family protein, translated to MTLSRMLAVGLLLLGAQSAQAEMYFSADPSPPKFCLQNFNAYGPIYASKVAERTERMTGFLQGMPKCEVVHLQEVWNEGHIEQIERNLKHQYAISAPNKKARIGLMSLFMTDIKGSHTEDFQVNNEGGVLDSVRVAFNVKKAYHVVRAGFFGIDEDFLFLNTHLHPTSSAVRLTQILDILRWRLAHQDEKLILSGDFNADLDSVERKLLMLTLGAHDAMEDSFGGAYPESFCTYCTGNPLGWMLSDHTFDYIFFSNVGSSGTTLKALEGEVNMRGTPRKPWSDHFGVRVKFSVEPTTSVVEVGAIEARRTETLETLAVAAYILQQEDAKEFEGYARFINELSGQLKNRQGAFNTYFEKYR